Proteins from a single region of Runella sp. SP2:
- a CDS encoding LytTR family DNA-binding domain-containing protein, with the protein MRQLNCLIVDDEPIAREIIKAYCSHLPMLHIVASVGNALEAKTILQTQQVDLLFLDINMPILNGISFLKTLKHPPQVIFTTAYKEYAIDAFDLAACDYLLKPFSLERFIVAVDKVLSPLAPNGGTINVEKKEDYLFLKAEGKIFKILHDELLFAEAQGNYTKVVTTQHTLLPSMTFSSFEELLPTTHFLRVHRSFLINKARITHIEGNRVFIQSHEVPIGSSYREGFLKSLGL; encoded by the coding sequence ATGCGCCAACTCAATTGCTTGATTGTTGACGATGAGCCCATTGCGCGGGAAATCATCAAAGCGTATTGCAGTCATTTACCGATGCTTCACATCGTGGCTTCGGTGGGCAATGCGCTGGAAGCCAAAACGATTTTACAAACCCAGCAAGTTGACCTTCTTTTTTTGGACATCAATATGCCCATTTTGAACGGCATTTCTTTTCTAAAAACCCTCAAACATCCACCACAGGTTATTTTTACCACAGCCTACAAAGAATACGCGATTGATGCCTTTGACCTAGCCGCCTGCGATTATTTGCTCAAACCTTTCTCACTCGAACGCTTTATTGTGGCAGTGGACAAAGTACTTAGCCCCCTAGCCCCCAATGGGGGAACCATTAACGTTGAAAAAAAAGAAGATTATTTATTTCTAAAAGCAGAGGGAAAAATTTTCAAAATCCTGCACGACGAATTGCTGTTTGCAGAAGCGCAGGGAAATTATACGAAGGTTGTCACTACGCAACATACGCTGCTGCCAAGTATGACTTTTTCAAGTTTTGAGGAATTACTTCCGACAACGCATTTTTTACGGGTGCATCGTTCGTTTTTGATTAATAAAGCTAGAATCACCCACATCGAGGGAAATCGCGTTTTTATCCAGTCCCATGAGGTGCCCATTGGTAGTAGTTACCGCGAAGGATTTCTAAAAAGTCTCGGACTTTGA
- a CDS encoding sensor histidine kinase, whose protein sequence is MSTPQSHWLTSFFGKQLYIYLSLLFSVPLFLMIEVYVRNVGIHEDEATASAITFLFIVGVFAGRYLSQLWISPNKTIDNEYIIAMILLIIGCIIAVFVLPFQGNRLIKFLFWIPLVFIPLLLGGLIKVVRHNVQFQLREAQTSAAHSKSELQLLQSQLSPHFLFNTLNNLYGLSITQHEKIPPLLLKLADLLRYSVYDTKEVFVPLKDELTYINNYIDFEKIRIGERLMLTSAFESLSRPDIKIAPMLLIVFIENAFKHSKNTADEHIFVEITLKTWADSILFSVKNSFGVPQEGENMIDKHSGFGLVSIRKRLELLYPNEHELRIEEAEGFYQIMLRLKMK, encoded by the coding sequence ATGAGTACTCCACAAAGTCACTGGCTAACTTCTTTTTTCGGGAAACAGCTCTATATTTACCTATCGCTTCTGTTCAGCGTTCCTTTATTTTTGATGATTGAAGTCTATGTCAGAAACGTAGGAATCCACGAAGATGAAGCCACGGCCTCAGCCATTACGTTTTTATTTATAGTAGGTGTATTTGCTGGAAGGTATCTTTCTCAACTCTGGATTTCCCCCAACAAAACCATTGATAATGAATACATTATTGCGATGATTTTGTTAATTATTGGGTGTATTATCGCGGTATTTGTTCTTCCTTTTCAAGGAAATCGGCTCATCAAATTTTTATTTTGGATTCCCCTCGTATTTATCCCTCTGCTTTTGGGAGGTTTGATTAAAGTAGTGAGGCACAATGTTCAATTTCAATTGCGCGAAGCCCAAACGTCGGCCGCCCACAGTAAGAGTGAATTGCAGCTGCTACAGTCCCAGCTAAGTCCCCATTTTTTGTTCAACACGCTCAATAATCTGTACGGATTGTCGATTACCCAGCACGAAAAAATCCCGCCACTTTTATTAAAACTGGCTGATTTACTGCGGTATTCGGTCTATGACACCAAAGAAGTATTTGTCCCGTTGAAGGACGAACTGACCTACATCAACAATTACATAGATTTTGAAAAAATACGCATTGGCGAACGGCTAATGCTTACCAGCGCGTTCGAGTCACTTTCTCGGCCCGACATCAAAATCGCCCCCATGTTGCTGATTGTATTTATCGAAAATGCCTTTAAACACTCCAAAAACACCGCCGACGAACATATTTTTGTAGAAATCACGCTCAAAACCTGGGCAGATTCAATTCTGTTTTCAGTAAAAAATTCATTTGGTGTGCCACAAGAAGGCGAAAATATGATTGACAAACACAGCGGATTTGGTCTGGTAAGTATTAGAAAACGACTGGAATTGCTTTATCCTAATGAACATGAGTTAAGAATTGAAGAGGCAGAAGGTTTTTATCAAATCATGTTGCGACTGAAGATGAAGTGA
- a CDS encoding TonB-dependent receptor yields the protein MKSAAILLLTFLSSTLFAQTASRNISGRVKDTQNETIPGATVKLLKASDSTMILGEITNSDGKFQFNKLPNGAYLLAITAVGQKPFMSTILTLDDSRTTLVLPIIVLLPAKNIELKEVVVKAKRPLIEQDIDKTIVNVESMISSATSNTLEVLEKTPGVTIGMNGEISLNGKSGILVLIDGRATYMSGQDLAAYLKSLPGGLLDKIELMDNPSSKYDAAGNAIINIRLKKNRAGGFMGNVSMASSQGVYGRNNGSMNLNYNHKKLNIFTNLGVNREKNYNLDVFDRRFYAAEGQQVSSVELLNNAVTIAKSLNGILGLDYAANSKNTYGFLLNLNGGSRSSVTDYQSNNYNAARLLDAVGDGVTGIADKRKNVGGNLNFQHKFNSKGRELMADINYLNYLSNGNQRVQNFSYWPEGALNDSEEFLYLVPINIKIYTAKVDYVHPLKNKGSWEAGLKSSVIDNDNRSDYFDVIGLTQRIDNTKSNHFMYRENIHAAYVNTRKEWKRVGVQLGLRGETTQAWGNQLGNEAVKGSTFTKNYTKLFPAVFINYKLDSLNRNSLNLSFTRRIYHPDYQSFNPFLFFRDQYSYTAGNPLLLPQYQNRVEVKFQHKHWLQMGVSYNHFTNIIFQTTEAVDTIFITRPNNVAKGSMLLLNTTVSASPAKWWNLIYTLRLSKLGLNGMSYTEKLNLTAYIARFEVYNQFRFAKGWSADLSGYYASSDLNGQAYTDGMYRVWVAAQKKIWKDKASIRLTIDDVFHSWIRHNRSVGIKQAQFFQTNESDTQRIGVAFTYRFGKETFARKRRHNDNAADDEKGRVQ from the coding sequence ATGAAATCAGCAGCCATTTTGTTATTGACCTTTTTGTCATCTACACTTTTTGCCCAAACGGCTTCCAGAAACATCAGTGGTAGGGTAAAAGACACCCAAAATGAAACCATTCCTGGAGCTACAGTTAAACTTTTAAAAGCCTCGGATTCGACCATGATTTTGGGAGAAATTACCAATTCAGATGGTAAGTTTCAGTTCAATAAACTACCCAATGGTGCTTACCTATTGGCTATTACAGCCGTGGGGCAAAAGCCTTTTATGAGTACGATATTGACGTTGGATGATAGTCGAACTACCCTAGTATTGCCTATCATCGTGCTTTTACCTGCCAAAAACATTGAATTGAAAGAAGTGGTCGTCAAGGCCAAACGCCCGTTGATTGAACAAGATATTGATAAGACGATTGTCAACGTCGAATCTATGATTAGCAGCGCCACGAGTAACACGTTGGAAGTACTAGAAAAAACACCTGGGGTGACGATAGGAATGAATGGCGAGATTAGTCTCAATGGTAAAAGTGGCATTTTGGTGTTGATTGATGGTCGGGCTACGTACATGTCGGGGCAAGATTTGGCGGCGTACCTGAAATCACTGCCAGGGGGCTTATTGGATAAAATTGAATTGATGGACAATCCGTCATCAAAATACGATGCAGCAGGTAATGCCATCATTAATATTCGCCTGAAAAAGAACCGAGCAGGGGGCTTTATGGGGAACGTTTCAATGGCTTCCAGCCAAGGGGTGTATGGAAGAAATAATGGCTCTATGAACCTAAATTACAACCACAAAAAGCTGAATATATTTACCAACTTGGGCGTCAACCGTGAGAAAAACTACAACTTGGATGTATTTGACCGACGCTTCTACGCGGCGGAGGGGCAACAAGTTTCCAGCGTTGAGTTGCTTAACAATGCGGTTACGATTGCCAAAAGCCTGAATGGGATTTTGGGGTTAGATTATGCTGCAAATTCAAAAAATACGTACGGATTTTTGTTGAACTTAAATGGAGGGAGTCGCAGTTCAGTGACTGATTATCAAAGCAATAACTACAATGCTGCCCGCTTGCTTGATGCCGTAGGGGATGGGGTAACTGGCATTGCCGACAAAAGAAAAAATGTGGGTGGTAATCTTAACTTTCAGCATAAATTCAACTCCAAAGGACGCGAATTGATGGCGGATATAAACTACCTTAATTATCTTTCTAATGGCAATCAGCGTGTTCAGAATTTTAGTTACTGGCCCGAGGGTGCGTTGAACGATAGCGAAGAGTTTCTGTACCTCGTACCCATTAACATCAAAATCTATACCGCAAAAGTGGACTATGTTCATCCCTTGAAGAACAAAGGGAGTTGGGAGGCAGGTCTCAAATCGAGTGTGATTGATAACGACAATCGTTCGGACTATTTTGACGTCATTGGCTTAACCCAACGCATCGACAACACGAAATCGAATCATTTTATGTACCGCGAAAATATCCATGCGGCTTACGTAAATACCCGAAAAGAGTGGAAAAGGGTAGGTGTGCAGCTAGGGCTACGCGGCGAAACGACCCAAGCGTGGGGTAATCAACTGGGTAACGAAGCGGTGAAAGGAAGTACGTTTACCAAAAATTATACAAAGCTGTTTCCTGCGGTTTTTATCAATTATAAATTGGATAGTTTGAACAGAAATTCGTTGAATTTGAGCTTTACGCGTCGGATATATCACCCTGATTACCAGTCGTTTAATCCGTTTTTATTTTTTAGAGACCAATATTCTTATACCGCTGGTAATCCGTTGCTGTTGCCCCAATACCAAAACCGCGTTGAAGTGAAATTTCAACACAAGCATTGGCTACAAATGGGGGTGAGTTACAATCATTTTACCAACATTATTTTTCAAACGACAGAGGCGGTGGACACGATTTTTATTACTCGTCCCAACAACGTTGCGAAGGGTTCTATGCTGTTGCTGAACACTACGGTGTCTGCTTCGCCAGCCAAATGGTGGAATTTGATTTACACGTTGCGATTATCGAAACTGGGCCTCAATGGTATGAGTTATACCGAAAAATTGAATCTAACAGCTTACATCGCGCGGTTTGAGGTTTATAACCAATTTCGATTCGCCAAAGGATGGAGCGCCGACTTGTCAGGATATTATGCAAGTTCAGACCTAAACGGGCAAGCCTATACCGATGGAATGTACCGAGTATGGGTGGCGGCTCAGAAGAAAATTTGGAAAGACAAAGCCAGTATTCGTCTTACAATAGATGATGTATTTCACTCTTGGATACGCCACAATCGCTCGGTAGGAATCAAACAAGCTCAGTTTTTCCAGACCAATGAATCAGATACCCAGCGGATTGGTGTTGCTTTTACGTATCGTTTTGGAAAAGAGACCTTTGCCCGAAAGCGACGACACAACGACAATGCCGCCGACGATGAAAAAGGAAGGGTGCAGTAG
- a CDS encoding response regulator transcription factor — protein MRILIVDDHLIFGQSLAALLSESENVDVVATVGSGRAALQKLASNEVDVVISDLQMPEIGGVELALQIREHHPQVKIMILSMIDEAHLIREALRAGVLGFGSKTIDKWELSKALAMIEKGEVYLSSSVIQELSRTPATHHTEVISNTLVLSEREIEVLKLVAQEMNTNEIAEKLFVSVNTIETHRKNLLKKLGVKNSIGLIKFAIRHGLVD, from the coding sequence ATGCGAATTTTAATTGTGGACGACCATCTTATTTTTGGACAAAGTTTGGCGGCATTGCTTAGCGAAAGTGAAAATGTGGATGTCGTTGCTACGGTGGGAAGTGGTAGAGCAGCGCTACAAAAGCTTGCCTCCAACGAGGTAGATGTTGTGATTAGCGACTTGCAAATGCCCGAAATTGGGGGCGTAGAACTTGCCTTACAAATTAGAGAACACCATCCTCAGGTGAAAATAATGATTCTCTCAATGATTGACGAGGCGCACTTGATCAGGGAGGCACTTAGAGCTGGGGTACTGGGTTTTGGTTCAAAAACTATTGATAAATGGGAGCTCTCCAAGGCATTAGCGATGATTGAGAAAGGAGAGGTTTACCTTAGCTCTTCCGTGATTCAGGAGTTGAGCCGAACACCCGCCACGCACCATACTGAAGTAATCTCTAATACGTTAGTGCTTTCTGAACGTGAAATCGAAGTTTTGAAACTGGTAGCTCAAGAAATGAATACCAACGAAATTGCGGAAAAGCTTTTTGTGAGTGTCAATACCATTGAAACGCATCGAAAAAACCTACTGAAAAAACTGGGCGTCAAAAATTCAATTGGGCTGATAAAGTTTGCCATCAGGCATGGTTTAGTTGATTAA
- a CDS encoding DUF2126 domain-containing protein has translation MSIKVAISHKTKYIFDRSVSLSPHVFRLRPAPHSRTPIEGYSFKISPKNHFINWQQDPFGNYQARVVFPEKTTELSIEVEVIARMQVINPFDFFVEEYATKFPFKYDELLSKELIPYLEARETGPLLMDWIEKNKITTDINTVDYLVHLNQRIFSDLFYNVRMEPGVQTCEETLTKRSGSCRDSAWLFVQVLRHLGIAARFVSGYLVQLTSDVKSLDGPSGPEKDFTDLHAWVEAYIPGAGWIGLDPTSGLFASEGHIPLCCTPDFASAAPVTGATDVCEVSFEFDNQVFRIHEDPRVTKPYSESQWEAIMQVGNVVEKDLQDGDVRLTMGGEPTFVSIDDYESPEWNSAADGPLKRKLAYDLALRLKNRFAHGGLLHFGQGKWYPGELFPRWQYALYWRNDGLPIWKNDALVAKENETNYTFEDAHIFAQELTKYLGINPQNLKPTYEDPIYWALEEGKLPVNLDPLEVNLKDSIQRQTMAKIFEKGLNNPTGYVLPLKWQYETNAWTSCLWEFRRKHVFLIPGNSPAGLRLPLESLPKVAKEKKEPIVERSPFEELDDLGTHHAAAEKRYGTIAPDYQLPTSSKNESEDEEDKSILFELNTFTTALSVEERDGIIYVFLPPTDYLEHYLDLVASVEVTAEKLQMPVRIEGYTPPSDYRIQKLMVTPDPGVIEVNIHPAKTWQELVDNTTALYEEAFLARLGTDKFMVDGRHTGTGGGNHVTIGGAKPADSPVLRRPDLLRSLLTYWQHHPALSYLFAGPFIGPTSQAPRFDEGRDERLYEVEIAFDQIPENKDVPFWMVDRIFRNLLVDITGNTHRTEFCIDKLYSPDSSTGRLGILEFRAFDMPPHKHMNLVQNLLVRALIAKFWKQPYKKKLIRWGTELHDRFLLPHFAYLDMVDVVNDLKDTGYHFDISWFDAFFEFRFPHYGNISVGNIQLDLRLGIEPWHVLGEELSSAGTARFVDSSLERLQVKVSGFVEERHILICNGCRVPLRSTGVKGEYVSGIRYKAWNPPSALHPTVGVDAPLVFDIVDTWNNRVLGGCTYFVTHPGGRSFDTYPVNSYEAESRRISRFWDFGHTPSAKQDAIEVITNQGGSVSRFMAENKKDLKIDTPIELINPEYPTTLDLRRFWRAR, from the coding sequence ATGTCAATAAAAGTTGCTATTTCCCACAAAACCAAGTACATCTTCGACCGTAGCGTAAGCCTTTCTCCTCACGTATTTCGGTTACGGCCAGCGCCCCACTCACGGACGCCCATCGAAGGGTATTCTTTCAAAATTTCGCCAAAAAACCACTTTATCAATTGGCAACAAGACCCTTTTGGCAACTACCAAGCGCGGGTTGTTTTTCCCGAAAAAACCACTGAGTTAAGCATCGAAGTAGAGGTCATTGCCCGAATGCAGGTCATCAACCCATTCGATTTTTTTGTGGAAGAGTATGCCACCAAGTTCCCGTTCAAATACGATGAGCTGCTTAGTAAAGAGCTTATTCCGTACTTAGAAGCGCGCGAAACAGGGCCTTTGTTGATGGATTGGATTGAAAAAAACAAAATCACAACCGATATCAATACCGTTGATTATTTGGTACACCTCAATCAACGGATTTTTAGCGACTTGTTTTACAATGTACGCATGGAGCCTGGCGTACAAACGTGCGAAGAAACCCTCACCAAACGTAGCGGCTCATGCCGCGATTCGGCTTGGTTGTTCGTGCAAGTACTTCGTCATTTAGGAATTGCAGCGCGGTTTGTATCTGGCTATTTGGTGCAGTTGACTTCTGATGTTAAATCACTAGATGGCCCCTCGGGGCCTGAAAAAGATTTTACCGATTTGCACGCTTGGGTAGAAGCCTATATTCCTGGGGCAGGCTGGATTGGGCTAGACCCTACTTCGGGGCTGTTTGCCAGTGAAGGGCACATACCACTTTGCTGTACGCCAGATTTTGCAAGCGCCGCTCCAGTGACGGGAGCCACTGACGTTTGCGAGGTTTCGTTTGAATTTGACAACCAAGTGTTTCGGATTCACGAAGACCCACGGGTCACTAAACCCTACAGCGAGTCGCAATGGGAAGCCATTATGCAAGTCGGAAATGTTGTCGAAAAAGACTTACAAGACGGCGACGTACGGCTCACAATGGGTGGCGAACCTACCTTTGTTTCGATTGACGATTACGAGTCGCCCGAATGGAATTCCGCCGCCGACGGGCCACTCAAGCGCAAGCTGGCGTACGACTTGGCCTTGCGCTTAAAAAATCGCTTTGCCCACGGTGGTTTGTTGCACTTTGGGCAAGGGAAGTGGTATCCAGGTGAATTGTTCCCACGCTGGCAATATGCACTTTACTGGCGGAACGACGGGTTGCCAATCTGGAAAAATGATGCGCTGGTAGCCAAAGAAAATGAAACAAATTATACGTTTGAAGATGCCCATATTTTTGCCCAAGAGCTAACAAAATACCTGGGAATCAATCCTCAAAATCTAAAGCCAACTTACGAAGACCCGATTTATTGGGCGTTAGAGGAAGGCAAACTGCCCGTGAATCTTGACCCACTTGAGGTGAATCTGAAAGATTCGATTCAACGGCAAACAATGGCTAAAATTTTTGAAAAAGGCTTAAACAACCCTACTGGTTACGTATTACCCCTCAAATGGCAGTATGAAACCAACGCTTGGACGAGCTGTTTGTGGGAATTTAGAAGGAAGCATGTCTTTTTAATCCCTGGAAATTCTCCCGCTGGTTTGCGTTTGCCTTTAGAATCTTTGCCTAAGGTTGCAAAAGAAAAAAAAGAGCCCATCGTAGAACGGAGTCCTTTTGAGGAATTGGATGACCTAGGAACCCACCACGCCGCTGCCGAAAAAAGATACGGAACCATTGCGCCTGATTATCAATTACCTACCTCTTCCAAAAACGAATCGGAAGATGAAGAGGACAAATCCATTCTTTTTGAATTGAATACTTTCACCACTGCCTTGTCGGTGGAAGAAAGGGATGGAATCATTTACGTTTTTTTACCCCCAACAGATTATTTGGAGCACTACCTCGACTTGGTTGCTTCGGTAGAAGTAACGGCCGAGAAATTACAAATGCCTGTGCGAATTGAAGGCTATACACCGCCTTCGGACTACCGTATCCAAAAATTGATGGTTACGCCTGACCCTGGGGTAATTGAAGTGAATATTCACCCCGCTAAAACTTGGCAAGAACTTGTTGACAACACAACAGCCCTCTACGAAGAAGCTTTTCTAGCACGCCTTGGTACGGACAAGTTTATGGTGGACGGCCGTCATACAGGCACGGGCGGTGGTAACCACGTGACCATTGGTGGCGCCAAACCTGCCGATAGCCCCGTGCTTCGTCGGCCAGATTTGCTGCGTAGTTTGCTTACCTACTGGCAGCATCACCCCGCGTTGAGTTATTTGTTTGCGGGGCCATTTATTGGCCCTACTAGCCAAGCACCACGTTTCGACGAAGGCCGCGATGAGCGTTTGTACGAAGTTGAAATTGCTTTCGACCAAATCCCAGAAAACAAAGACGTTCCGTTTTGGATGGTGGACAGGATATTTAGAAACCTGTTGGTGGACATCACAGGCAATACCCACCGTACCGAATTTTGCATTGACAAACTTTACTCGCCCGACTCTTCTACGGGCCGCCTGGGGATTCTCGAATTTAGGGCATTTGATATGCCTCCCCACAAGCACATGAACTTGGTGCAAAACCTCTTGGTGCGGGCGTTGATTGCCAAATTTTGGAAACAACCTTACAAGAAAAAACTCATTCGCTGGGGCACTGAGCTACACGACCGCTTCTTGCTGCCACACTTTGCATATCTCGACATGGTGGATGTCGTCAATGACTTAAAAGACACAGGCTATCACTTCGACATTTCGTGGTTTGATGCCTTCTTTGAGTTCCGATTCCCGCATTATGGCAATATTTCTGTCGGGAATATTCAGCTCGATTTGCGACTTGGCATTGAGCCTTGGCACGTCTTGGGTGAAGAACTCTCTAGCGCTGGCACGGCTCGTTTTGTCGATTCGTCGCTCGAACGCCTTCAAGTCAAAGTAAGTGGTTTTGTGGAAGAACGTCACATCCTGATTTGTAATGGCTGCCGTGTGCCGTTGCGCAGCACAGGCGTGAAGGGAGAGTACGTCTCGGGGATTCGCTACAAAGCCTGGAACCCACCGTCGGCGCTGCACCCTACAGTTGGTGTGGATGCCCCCTTGGTATTCGACATTGTGGATACTTGGAATAACCGCGTACTGGGAGGTTGTACGTATTTTGTCACTCACCCGGGCGGCCGCAGCTTCGATACCTACCCTGTCAATAGTTATGAGGCCGAATCGCGGCGAATTAGTCGTTTCTGGGATTTTGGGCATACGCCTTCGGCCAAGCAAGACGCTATCGAAGTAATTACAAACCAAGGCGGTTCGGTTTCGCGTTTTATGGCCGAAAACAAAAAAGACCTCAAAATTGACACCCCTATTGAACTTATCAATCCTGAATACCCAACGACGCTCGACTTACGCCGTTTTTGGCGGGCGCGTTAG
- a CDS encoding circularly permuted type 2 ATP-grasp protein — MLTDTQTSLLQSYRREISTYDEVIGADGLVKPHWNKLFASLEKIGLKELDYRNQEIINRLRENGVTYNVYESADGLNHPWQLDPIPFLIEQKEWEQITLGLKQRAQVLDLVLRDIYGPQRLVHEGILPPELIFDNTGFFRPCFDVKLPSENQLLLYAADLARGPDRRMWLVDNRTQAPSGAGYALENRRIMSKLLPELTEGMYVGRLFPFFNTIHQTILSLAPHTKENPNVVYLTPGPNNETYFEHAYLASYLGYTLAQGDDLVVRDGYVWLKSLEGLEKVDVIIRRVDDDWSDPLELREDSRLGVPGLLHSIRSGKVAVINPPGVSALENSALLSFMQSCSKFFLQQDLLMPSIATWWCGQQKELGYVLDNLHRLIIKKANRKQKFRSVYGKTLSKEELTQLRLEILKTPHEYVAQEEVSLSTTPSLVNGKIEPRLASLRAYMVSNGSDYCMLQGGLTRSSAEKDRYVISNQYGGISKDTWIVSDTVAETPSRMTNTVKNTATPHSTLPSRSAENLFWAGRYAERTMSLTKFLRIVISAINENVDFRGSFKLEYIDILLKSTTHLTLSYPGFTDEKNEQIRDNPYLELGELVKNSQKLGTVASNVQSFLNSALAVSDRWNHDTRRVITLLENSLKKTKSLDIHNHNSVQNLLDKLHGRVFTFYGTLSESMPRDHAYHLFEAGKLVERLLAKISVLRSCFSFKNDVNTENELIEAVLTNHYLLVHYRQLYKSSFNLETMLDMVLMDDKIPYSIAYQLDLLAKCLAQLPKVSPTIRLNKAEKAVLEAATQMKMADVSRLVLGSPNKPFRKDFDQLLSRVANLISSVTVSLTDTYFTHTFIQSVLVEKSVNDATNEV; from the coding sequence ATGCTGACTGATACCCAAACTAGCCTCCTCCAATCGTATCGACGCGAAATAAGTACGTATGATGAAGTCATTGGGGCCGATGGGCTGGTGAAGCCACATTGGAACAAACTTTTTGCATCTTTAGAAAAAATAGGGTTAAAAGAACTCGACTATCGTAACCAAGAAATAATCAATAGGTTACGAGAAAATGGCGTTACGTACAATGTCTATGAAAGTGCCGATGGGCTCAATCACCCTTGGCAACTAGACCCCATCCCCTTTTTAATCGAACAAAAAGAATGGGAACAAATTACGCTCGGGTTAAAACAACGAGCGCAGGTCTTGGACTTGGTGCTGCGGGACATTTATGGCCCGCAACGCCTTGTCCATGAAGGCATTCTTCCGCCCGAGCTTATTTTTGACAACACAGGATTTTTCCGCCCTTGTTTTGACGTAAAACTTCCTTCCGAAAACCAGCTGTTACTCTACGCAGCCGACCTCGCACGGGGCCCCGACCGCCGTATGTGGCTGGTTGACAACCGTACCCAAGCGCCTTCTGGGGCTGGCTATGCCCTCGAAAACCGCCGAATTATGAGCAAGCTCCTTCCCGAACTCACGGAAGGGATGTACGTTGGACGATTATTTCCTTTTTTTAATACCATTCACCAAACGATTCTCAGCCTCGCTCCTCACACCAAAGAGAATCCCAATGTGGTGTATCTTACCCCTGGGCCAAACAATGAAACGTACTTTGAACATGCCTATTTGGCCTCTTACCTTGGCTATACTTTGGCACAAGGTGATGACTTGGTGGTGCGGGATGGCTACGTGTGGTTAAAATCTTTGGAAGGGCTGGAAAAAGTGGATGTCATCATTCGGCGGGTTGATGATGATTGGTCTGACCCCCTCGAACTCCGCGAAGATTCTCGACTTGGTGTGCCAGGTTTGCTACATTCGATTCGTTCGGGGAAAGTGGCTGTTATCAACCCTCCAGGCGTCAGTGCGCTTGAAAACAGCGCTTTGTTGTCCTTTATGCAGTCTTGTTCCAAGTTTTTCTTACAACAAGACCTTCTCATGCCCTCCATTGCCACTTGGTGGTGTGGGCAGCAGAAGGAACTAGGGTATGTGTTGGACAATTTGCACCGACTTATCATCAAAAAAGCCAATCGAAAACAAAAATTTCGGTCGGTTTATGGCAAAACATTGTCCAAAGAAGAATTAACGCAGCTCCGACTCGAAATCCTTAAAACGCCCCACGAATACGTGGCGCAGGAGGAGGTAAGCTTGTCCACGACGCCGTCGTTGGTCAATGGAAAAATAGAACCCCGTTTGGCCTCTTTGCGGGCTTACATGGTATCCAACGGCTCCGATTATTGCATGTTGCAAGGAGGCCTGACGCGAAGTTCGGCCGAAAAAGACCGCTACGTCATTTCTAATCAATACGGCGGAATTTCAAAAGATACGTGGATTGTTTCGGATACGGTGGCCGAAACACCAAGTCGAATGACCAACACGGTCAAAAATACGGCTACGCCACACAGTACTTTGCCCAGCCGAAGTGCCGAAAATTTATTTTGGGCAGGGCGTTATGCCGAGCGAACCATGTCGCTAACGAAGTTTCTTCGGATTGTAATCAGTGCCATCAACGAGAACGTGGACTTTCGCGGGTCGTTTAAGTTGGAATACATTGACATCTTGCTCAAATCGACCACGCATCTTACCCTTTCCTACCCAGGATTTACGGACGAAAAAAATGAGCAAATCCGAGATAACCCCTATCTTGAGCTTGGTGAATTGGTAAAAAACAGTCAAAAATTGGGGACAGTCGCCTCCAACGTCCAGTCGTTTTTAAACAGTGCATTGGCCGTAAGCGACCGCTGGAATCATGATACACGTCGGGTCATAACGCTGTTGGAAAACAGCTTGAAGAAAACCAAGAGCTTGGACATTCATAACCACAATTCCGTCCAAAATTTATTGGACAAGCTCCACGGAAGGGTTTTTACCTTTTACGGAACCCTCTCTGAATCTATGCCCCGCGACCATGCCTACCACCTCTTTGAAGCAGGCAAGTTGGTAGAGCGGCTTTTGGCCAAAATAAGTGTATTACGTTCATGTTTTAGTTTCAAAAATGACGTTAATACCGAAAACGAACTGATTGAAGCCGTATTGACCAATCATTACTTATTGGTACATTACCGTCAGCTGTACAAAAGTAGTTTTAACCTCGAAACCATGCTTGATATGGTGTTGATGGACGACAAAATTCCGTATTCGATTGCCTACCAACTTGATTTGTTGGCAAAATGTCTGGCCCAACTACCCAAAGTTTCGCCAACTATCCGTTTAAACAAAGCGGAGAAAGCTGTATTAGAAGCAGCAACACAAATGAAAATGGCGGATGTTTCTCGGCTTGTTTTGGGTTCACCTAACAAGCCTTTCCGAAAAGATTTTGACCAGCTTTTGTCGCGCGTGGCCAACCTCATCTCCTCAGTCACGGTGAGTCTCACCGACACCTATTTTACCCATACCTTTATTCAGTCTGTCTTGGTAGAAAAATCTGTAAACGACGCTACTAATGAGGTATAA